One Roseofilum casamattae BLCC-M143 genomic region harbors:
- the petL gene encoding cytochrome b6-f complex subunit PetL: MSIGGIIAYVAFLGGMFGFALTLWFGLRAVKLL; the protein is encoded by the coding sequence ATGAGTATTGGTGGAATTATTGCATACGTCGCCTTCTTGGGAGGGATGTTTGGTTTTGCCCTAACCCTGTGGTTCGGACTGCGAGCAGTTAAACTGCTGTAG